cctaaccctaaccctaaccctaaccctaaccctaaccctaacctaaccctaacctaaccctaaccctaaccctaaccctaaccctaaccctaaaccTAACCCTaactaaccctaaccctaaccctaaccctaaccctaaccctaaccctaaccctaaccctaaccctaaccctaaccctaaccctaaccctaaccctaaccctaaccctaaccctaaccctaaccctaaccctaaccctaaccctaaccctaaccctaaccctaaccctaaccctaaccctaaccctaaccctaaccctaaccctaaccctaaccctaaccctaaccctaaccctaaccctaaccctaaccctaaccctaaccctaaccctaaccctaaccctaaccctaaccctaaccctaaccctaaccctaaccctaaccctaaccctaaccctaaccctaaccctaaccctaaccctaaccctaaccctaaccctaaccctaaccctaaccctaaccctaaccctaaccctaaccctaaccctaaccctaaccctaaccctaaccctaaccctaaccctaaccctaaccctaaccctaaccctaaccctaaccctaaccctaaccctaaccctaaccctaaccctaaccctaaccctaaccctaaccctaaccctaaccctaaccctaaccctaaccctaaccctaaccctaaccctaaccctaaccctaaccctaaccctaaccctaaccctaaccctaaccctaaccctaaccctaaccctaaccctaaccctaaccctaaccctaaccctaaccctaaccctaaccctaaccctaaccctaaccctaaccctaaccctaaccctaaccctaaccctaaccctaaccctaaccctaaccctaaccctaaccctaaccctaaccctaaccctaaccctaaccctaaccctaaccctaaccctaaccctaaccctaaccctaaccctaaccctaaccctaaccctaaccctaaccctaaccctaaccctaaccctaaccctaaccctaaccctaaccctaaccctaaccctaaccctaaccctaaccctaaccctaaccctaaccctaaccctttgacataatatttacggccaatcaaaatttccacaatacatttcctatggggaagccacataagtacagtgtacattacagccctttcccaaacttgcaatggagccaaaccgtacatgtctgttgttgacacctttgctgttaccaataatcatctggttggctaaaatgttaactctgttgcgaaaaaatccacttttaatttttagctgtttttcaggattcagctcaacgtgaacatactatagtgtgcTTGATACTTGAGTTATGATGGGTGACTGCTGGACCAATAGCCAGAACTGCCATGCACTGGAATACATTAGCAATAATTCCTACTAGAGCACTTCACATTGGTACAGATCAATTTTAATAGATAATTTCACAATTTAACACCATCTACAAAACATCACACAGCATTTACACACTAACAAaaatgtatttcaaatacacAAACATATAGCCACTTGTCTGATAAATACATTACAAAGTTTCAGCTTAATGTACATTGCTATACATTTTCATTAGCCATTCCACTCCATTTGTCTGGTACTTGGTAGAAATACTTCTCCATTGCTTCACAAAATCTTTTGCGGTACAACTCAGGACTCACTACTGTAGGCAATCGTCCCCCACGACCAACATACTTTTTAATCCACATCTCCAGTAATTTGTCCCAAGTGAATGTCCGGACAAAATCTACCAATATAACAAACACTCACACAATTGCACAGTTCATAATGCATCCAGGTTGTGGCACAGCATTGTATACTGACTGTTTAAATTAATGGAAAACATGAAAATATGCAAAAGGTTCTAAATATGTGACTCATTGAGCAAAAGTCGGCTGTTCTGGCACATTCCTTAGATTACATTTTATTGTTTCAATAGCAACAAAgcagtggacagccaaagtttcaatgAATAGTcagttatagtgctagacaattggaacaggaataaactcgATTTGAACaacaacaatatggcaaataaattacaggcgtctatttaatcaatcataactcacgactgaaacaagctacgaagGCTGAAGTCTGTTCACTATGAACTGGCACACTGATCAAGGTGTAGTGTTATTTTGTACGTCTCAGTATGGACAAAGGAGAAGGCCATTCCAAGAATGGTAAGCTTTACTTCTTAAAATAAATGTCCATAACTAACTCACATACCATACACTGTACAAATACGAAAAAaatattttcttactctccacgAAAAGGACGTGTATAGGTAATTACTTTGAGCTAGTACATAATGAAGCAAAATCATGTGCAAATTTTTTTTAAGTGGCATGTGTatgtttttatagcaaaataaagTTTTGCGAAAACGGCTGGTTGTCGTTCAGCaggtcacacacacacgcacgcacgcacgcacacaccacaccacacacacaatgtatagtacaataccatactgttatatatatagtacaataccatactgttatatatatagtacaataccatactgttatatatatatagtacaataccatactgttatatatatagtacaataccatactgttatatatatagtacaatacCATACTGTTATAGAGAGTATGCAAGGGGCGTGGCCTTACGCATGCGTATAATTGTCGGTAATTACGAGTGGAAAAGCACTTGGTTACGGCAGGTGCATTGTAGTGTTTTGTTGTAGTGTTGTAGGGTTTCTGTGGACTTGTTTTAATCCCTTAAAGCTAATTCAAGTTGTTAACTAGTCGGTGTGGCATAGGCGTGGCCCCACGAAGTGTTTTTGCACTATTATAAAGTAGCTAacaccatagattatattatAGATCTACCCAGCAACAAAGGATATGGTAAAGAGCTGCTGCGCTGTTGGCTGTCACAATGTCTTTGTGAAAGGGAATGGAATTCATTGGTATAAATTTCCACCGGAGCCTGAAACAAGAGCAAGATGGATTAGTGCAATTCGTCGTGAACATTGGGAGCCCACGCAAAATACTTGGATTTGTAGTGAACATTTTATCTCAGGTGAAAAAAGTAGTGATCCTTTATCTCCCGATTATGTTCCAAGTGTTTTTCAGCATGTTTCTTCGCCACAGAAACGGAAGTTGGGGGAAAGTTTAAGTAGGTATGAGAGAAGGAAAGCTACTAAGAGGAAGAGAAGTGAGAATTCCACCCAGCGAGTAGAGCCATTAGGTGAGGCTAATGCAAGAACTAGTAGTAATGTACCATCAGTTAACAGTCAAGTAATGACTGCAGCATCAATTAGAACTGGGCATGGCAAGAAAGCCAATAGTGGTATTACTTTGCAAAGTCACTTTGAGCAAGCCACAAAATCCAAGGAATGTTGGGAATTGAAGGAGCGTGTGAAGAAGTTAGAGAAACAAGTTGAAGATCTTACAACGCAAAATAAGATTCTACAAACTGTGATTGATGACTATAAATCCAGAACTGGCATAACAGAAGCAGTATTAAAGAATGATGACAAAAGAGTTAAGTACTACACTGGCCTACCATCATATGAAGTTTTGAagattatttttgattttgtttcAAAAGGATTGCCAGACTGTTTTTCAGGTGGTAAGAAAACTCCATTTGAGCAGTTTTTCATTGCGTTAATGAAACTCCGCCTGAACCTGGGTGATCAAGATTTATCTTATCGATTTGGTGTGTGTCAATCCACCATATCTAGATATTTTAGCAGATGGATGGATGTTTTATATACCAAACTATCCTATTTGATACAGTGGCCAGAAAGGGGTGAATTGATAAAAACAATGCCAACTGAGTTCCGGAAACACTTCCAGAAATGTGTGGTAATAATTGACTGCTTTGAGATT
This portion of the Dysidea avara chromosome 12, odDysAvar1.4, whole genome shotgun sequence genome encodes:
- the LOC136241907 gene encoding uncharacterized protein — translated: MVKSCCAVGCHNVFVKGNGIHWYKFPPEPETRARWISAIRREHWEPTQNTWICSEHFISGEKSSDPLSPDYVPSVFQHVSSPQKRKLGESLSRYERRKATKRKRSENSTQRVEPLGEANARTSSNVPSVNSQVMTAASIRTGHGKKANSGITLQSHFEQATKSKECWELKERVKKLEKQVEDLTTQNKILQTVIDDYKSRTGITEAVLKNDDKRVKYYTGLPSYEVLKIIFDFVSKGLPDCFSGGKKTPFEQFFIALMKLRLNLGDQDLSYRFGVCQSTISRYFSRWMDVLYTKLSYLIQWPERGELIKTMPTEFRKHFQKCVVIIDCFEIFIERPTSLPARAQTWSNYKHLNTVKYLIGITPQGSIAFISQGWGGRTSDVHITENSGLLSKLLPGDVVLADRGFIIQESIGLYCAEVKLPPFTRGKKQLTKVEVDAARRLSRVRIHVERVIGMVRQKYTILQSTLPICMLTCDDTEQLSTIDKILTICCALCNYCDSVVSPD